One genomic region from Terriglobia bacterium encodes:
- a CDS encoding NAD(P)/FAD-dependent oxidoreductase yields MRVVKYPFNVIVLGAGAAGLMCAIEAGKRGRRVAVLDHADRIGKKILISGGGRCNFTNVHCRAENFLSANPHFCKSALARYTPLDFIALVEKYRIPYHEKTLGQLFCDRSAQDILNMLQEECRRSGVKILSNTRVSEITRPGGFALRTGEDEYHAEALVIATGGLSIPKMGATAFGYEVARKFGLKIVECRPGLVPLTFDADDRKKYGDLAGVSAEVVASMDHQEFREKMLITHRGLSGPAILQISSYWRAGKKIALDLAPGRNLTERMLKSSSGRDLNSAKAAFHATLPVRFTERWLEHNAPARWTNHEIMELERRAHRWEVTPAGTEGYEKAEVTAGGVDTEELSAKTMESKKVPGLYFIGEVVDVTGQLGGFNFQWAWASGYSAGQAA; encoded by the coding sequence TTGCGAGTCGTGAAATATCCCTTCAATGTCATTGTGCTTGGCGCCGGGGCTGCGGGACTGATGTGCGCCATAGAGGCAGGGAAGCGCGGGCGGAGAGTGGCGGTCCTCGATCACGCCGACCGCATCGGGAAGAAGATCCTGATCTCCGGCGGCGGACGATGCAATTTCACGAACGTTCATTGTCGGGCGGAGAATTTCCTGTCGGCGAATCCTCACTTCTGCAAGTCGGCGCTGGCGCGGTATACACCTCTGGATTTCATCGCCCTGGTCGAGAAGTACCGGATTCCTTATCACGAGAAGACGCTTGGGCAACTGTTCTGTGACCGTTCGGCGCAGGACATCTTGAACATGCTGCAAGAGGAGTGTCGACGATCGGGTGTGAAGATTTTGTCGAATACGCGAGTGTCGGAGATCACGCGACCCGGCGGATTCGCGTTGCGGACGGGCGAGGATGAATATCATGCCGAGGCGCTGGTGATCGCGACTGGAGGACTGTCCATTCCGAAGATGGGAGCTACGGCGTTCGGGTACGAAGTGGCGCGGAAGTTTGGATTGAAGATCGTCGAGTGCAGGCCGGGGCTGGTGCCGCTGACATTCGATGCGGACGATCGGAAAAAGTATGGCGATCTGGCGGGTGTGTCGGCGGAGGTGGTTGCGTCAATGGACCATCAGGAATTTCGCGAAAAGATGCTGATCACACATCGCGGGTTGAGCGGGCCAGCGATTTTGCAGATTTCATCCTATTGGAGAGCTGGCAAGAAGATCGCGCTCGATCTGGCGCCGGGGCGAAATCTCACGGAGAGGATGCTGAAGTCGAGTTCGGGGCGCGACCTGAACTCGGCGAAGGCGGCTTTTCATGCGACCTTGCCGGTACGCTTCACGGAGCGGTGGCTGGAGCACAACGCACCGGCGCGGTGGACGAATCACGAGATCATGGAACTCGAGCGGAGAGCGCATCGCTGGGAAGTGACTCCTGCGGGAACCGAAGGGTATGAGAAGGCCGAGGTCACCGCAGGCGGCGTCGACACGGAGGAACTCTCGGCGAAAACCATGGAGTCGAAGAAAGTTCCAGGGCTCTACTTCATTGGAGAAGTGGTTGACGTGACCGGACAACTCGGCGGGTTCAATTTCCAGTGGGCGTGGGCGTCAGGATACTCGGCGGGGCAGGCAGCGTGA
- a CDS encoding N-acetyltransferase, with protein MEKLYRLDQECFEAGISYSRAELSSFIHRRGSFCLVAELEQEWNSDSANATPAQTSKPPLKFEPGTIAGFVVAELHPKGYGHIITIDVRQEFRRMELGSKLLEAAEEALRKRNGFMVVLEVAVNNRAAITFYKRHKYNVARTIPRYYKDELDAFFMTKRL; from the coding sequence TTGGAAAAACTTTACCGGCTCGATCAGGAATGTTTCGAGGCGGGAATATCGTACTCACGGGCGGAACTGAGTAGTTTCATTCATCGGCGCGGGTCGTTCTGTTTGGTCGCGGAACTGGAGCAGGAGTGGAACTCCGACAGCGCAAATGCGACGCCGGCGCAGACGAGCAAACCTCCGCTGAAGTTTGAGCCGGGCACGATCGCCGGTTTCGTTGTTGCGGAGCTTCATCCGAAGGGATATGGGCACATCATCACGATCGATGTGCGGCAGGAGTTTCGGCGGATGGAGCTTGGATCGAAGCTGCTGGAAGCGGCCGAGGAGGCACTCCGCAAGCGGAATGGGTTCATGGTCGTGCTCGAGGTGGCCGTCAATAATCGTGCGGCGATTACGTTTTACAAGCGGCACAAGTACAACGTCGCGAGGACGATTCCGCGTTATTACAAAGATGAACTCGATGCGTTTTTTATGACGAAGAGGTTGTAG
- the lon gene encoding endopeptidase La: MADQTRNIERTEPEFRDDSLEARTLPVLPVRDTVLFPHAVLPLTVGRESSVQLINSLGEDKTIVVVAQREARVDSPQPTDLYTMGTLATVHKVVKMPNQSLFVFAEGLERVRIDQYSQLTPYMKATVSTVGEIEPPRNAEIEALHRNILTLFQQIVTGSPTLSDELSTVAMNIEEPGRLVDFIASSLPSLATRDKQDVLETADVRVRLDKINNHLAKELEVQQLRNKIQSEVQDRVQQTQREYYLREQMKAIQKELGEQDETARDVDEFKEKIEQSGMPEEVKKEANKELARLARMSPMAADYSVTRNYLEWLVILPWTKSSGGDVDINKAKQVLDEDHYDLQKVKDRILDYLSVRRLNPKMKGPILCFFGPPGVGKTSLGKSIARALGRKFYRLSLGGVHDEAEIRGHRRTYIGALPGQIIQGIRRAETNDPVFMLDEIDKVGRDFRGDPTSALLEALDPEQNFSFRDNYLDVPFDLSKVLFITTANQLDTIPDPLRDRMEIIDLHGYTEEDKVHITFQYLIRRQTDENGLNQDQIEFTDDAVHFIIRHYTREAGVRSLERQIGTICRKQARRIAEGKTEKLVVSREVVQQMLGGIKIRVDSEIAERTKNPGVIVGLAWTPTGGDILFVEAKKMKGKGDFKITGQIQDVMRESMQAALSWVRSNAERLGIDEDFLNKYDLHIHVPAGAIPKDGPSAGVTIATALVSMLTDRKVRPLLAMTGEITLSGNVLPIGGVKEKFLAAKRVGVKDVIFPADNEQNVKEDLTPEQLDGVNLHFVNTIDEVLALAIPSSPAEEKKDDQVREVLTGAK; encoded by the coding sequence ATGGCTGATCAGACCCGCAATATTGAACGTACCGAACCCGAGTTTCGGGACGATTCTTTGGAGGCGCGGACCCTGCCGGTCCTTCCGGTGCGGGATACGGTGTTGTTTCCACACGCCGTTCTTCCTCTAACGGTTGGCCGGGAGAGCTCCGTGCAGTTAATCAATTCCCTGGGAGAGGACAAGACGATTGTCGTGGTGGCGCAGCGCGAGGCACGCGTGGATTCGCCGCAGCCGACCGATCTCTACACCATGGGAACGCTGGCGACCGTACACAAGGTCGTCAAGATGCCCAACCAGAGCCTGTTCGTATTTGCCGAGGGTCTGGAGCGAGTTCGCATTGACCAATACAGTCAACTCACTCCTTACATGAAAGCCACCGTGAGCACGGTGGGAGAGATTGAGCCGCCGCGGAACGCCGAAATCGAGGCGCTCCACCGCAATATTTTGACCCTCTTCCAGCAGATCGTGACCGGATCGCCGACACTGAGCGACGAGCTTTCGACGGTCGCGATGAACATTGAAGAGCCTGGCCGGCTGGTGGATTTCATTGCCAGTTCACTGCCTTCGCTCGCCACCCGCGACAAGCAGGACGTGCTGGAGACGGCGGACGTGCGTGTCCGGCTCGACAAGATCAACAATCATCTGGCTAAGGAACTTGAAGTCCAGCAGCTTCGCAACAAGATTCAGAGCGAAGTGCAGGACCGTGTGCAGCAGACGCAACGCGAGTACTACCTGCGCGAGCAGATGAAGGCCATCCAAAAGGAGCTGGGTGAGCAGGACGAAACCGCGCGCGACGTCGACGAGTTCAAGGAGAAGATCGAGCAGTCGGGCATGCCGGAAGAGGTAAAAAAGGAAGCCAACAAGGAATTGGCGCGCTTGGCGCGTATGTCGCCAATGGCGGCCGACTATTCCGTCACTCGGAACTACCTCGAATGGCTTGTCATTCTGCCGTGGACGAAGTCGAGCGGCGGCGATGTGGATATCAATAAGGCCAAGCAGGTGCTCGACGAAGACCACTACGATCTGCAGAAGGTAAAGGACCGCATTCTCGACTACCTGTCGGTTCGTCGGCTGAACCCGAAGATGAAGGGACCGATCCTCTGTTTCTTCGGACCCCCGGGAGTGGGCAAGACATCGCTCGGAAAGTCGATTGCGCGAGCGTTAGGACGCAAGTTCTACCGGCTCTCGCTTGGTGGCGTGCATGACGAAGCTGAAATCCGCGGACACCGCCGGACGTACATCGGTGCGCTGCCTGGACAGATCATCCAGGGCATTCGGCGCGCAGAGACAAACGACCCGGTGTTCATGCTCGACGAGATCGATAAGGTCGGGCGAGACTTCCGCGGCGATCCGACGTCAGCACTGCTCGAGGCGCTCGATCCGGAACAGAACTTCTCGTTCCGCGACAACTATCTCGATGTACCGTTCGATTTGAGCAAGGTCCTGTTCATCACCACGGCCAACCAGTTGGATACCATTCCGGATCCGCTGCGCGACCGCATGGAAATCATCGACCTGCACGGATACACGGAAGAGGACAAGGTGCACATCACCTTCCAGTACCTCATCCGTCGGCAGACCGATGAAAACGGATTGAACCAGGATCAGATCGAGTTCACGGATGACGCAGTTCACTTCATCATCCGGCACTACACGCGGGAAGCAGGCGTACGAAGCCTGGAACGGCAGATTGGAACGATCTGCCGCAAACAGGCGCGGCGCATCGCGGAGGGCAAGACCGAGAAATTGGTCGTGAGCCGCGAAGTGGTGCAACAGATGTTGGGTGGCATCAAGATCCGCGTCGATTCGGAAATCGCCGAGCGCACCAAGAACCCGGGTGTCATAGTTGGACTCGCGTGGACGCCCACTGGCGGCGACATCCTCTTCGTGGAAGCGAAGAAGATGAAGGGCAAAGGTGATTTCAAAATCACCGGCCAGATTCAGGACGTGATGCGCGAATCGATGCAGGCTGCTTTGAGCTGGGTACGTTCGAATGCAGAACGGCTCGGCATCGATGAGGATTTCCTCAACAAGTACGACCTGCACATCCACGTTCCGGCGGGCGCCATCCCGAAGGATGGTCCTTCGGCGGGCGTGACAATCGCGACGGCGCTGGTTTCCATGCTGACGGATCGAAAGGTACGTCCGCTGCTGGCCATGACCGGCGAGATCACGCTGAGCGGTAATGTGCTGCCGATCGGTGGCGTGAAGGAGAAGTTCCTGGCTGCGAAGCGCGTCGGCGTGAAAGACGTCATCTTCCCGGCGGACAACGAACAGAACGTTAAGGAAGACCTCACGCCGGAACAACTCGATGGCGTGAACCTGCACTTCGTAAACACCATCGACGAGGTGCTGGCGCTGGCGATTCCTTCCAGTCCTGCAGAGGAAAAGAAGGACGACCAGGTTAGGGAAGTACTAACCGGAGCCAAGTAA
- a CDS encoding lmo0937 family membrane protein yields the protein MLWTIFVILLVLWLVGVVSSYTLGGFIHILLVLAIIALIFQLISGRRTAV from the coding sequence ATGCTTTGGACAATCTTTGTGATTCTGCTAGTCCTGTGGCTGGTCGGAGTTGTGAGCAGCTACACGTTAGGCGGTTTTATTCACATTCTGCTGGTGCTCGCGATCATTGCCCTGATCTTCCAGTTGATCAGCGGCCGGCGCACCGCAGTGTGA
- a CDS encoding DUF4149 domain-containing protein — MQLTLRFLMLLALVIWLGGLIFFAFVVAPTVFHPGILPTRDLAGNVVNRSLGILHLMGLACGVVFVIVSMILQKLKTGSTQSLAASHVLIYIMLVLTLIAQFGVASKMAALRTSMGVIDNVPLTDARRVEFDHLHRWSTSLGGSILFLGVGVLLLTARRLS, encoded by the coding sequence GTGCAACTCACACTGCGCTTCCTGATGCTCCTCGCCTTGGTGATCTGGCTCGGCGGCCTTATCTTCTTCGCCTTCGTCGTGGCCCCGACGGTCTTTCATCCTGGCATTCTTCCGACCCGCGATCTCGCCGGAAACGTCGTCAACCGCTCCCTCGGCATCCTGCACCTTATGGGCCTGGCCTGCGGCGTAGTCTTCGTCATCGTCTCCATGATTCTCCAGAAGCTGAAGACCGGTTCGACGCAGTCCTTGGCCGCCAGCCACGTTCTCATCTACATAATGCTTGTCCTTACTCTGATCGCCCAGTTCGGCGTCGCCTCGAAGATGGCCGCCCTGCGCACTAGCATGGGCGTCATCGACAACGTTCCGCTCACCGACGCCCGCCGCGTCGAATTCGATCACCTGCACCGCTGGTCCACCAGTCTCGGCGGCAGCATCCTCTTTCTTGGCGTCGGAGTATTGCTTCTCACCGCGCGGCGTTTATCATAA
- a CDS encoding EVE domain-containing protein: MYYLLKTEPSVYSFTDLQKEKETIWDGVTNPMAVKNLREMQKGAKLVIYHTGDEKRAVGTATVVSVDATDVKVPKVVIKVGHALKTTPTLAELKANKEFAGSLLARNGRLSVVPLTEKQWRIIAGEE; this comes from the coding sequence ATGTACTATCTGCTTAAGACCGAACCTTCCGTCTATTCCTTTACCGATCTTCAGAAAGAAAAAGAGACCATCTGGGATGGGGTGACGAATCCCATGGCGGTAAAGAATCTGCGCGAGATGCAGAAAGGCGCGAAACTCGTCATTTATCACACTGGCGACGAAAAGCGCGCAGTGGGCACGGCCACCGTGGTCAGCGTCGATGCGACGGACGTGAAAGTGCCGAAGGTGGTGATCAAAGTCGGGCACGCGCTGAAGACCACGCCGACACTCGCCGAATTAAAAGCTAACAAGGAATTCGCTGGATCGCTGCTGGCGAGGAATGGGCGGCTGTCGGTGGTGCCGCTTACGGAGAAACAGTGGCGGATCATTGCTGGGGAGGAGTAG
- the hypB gene encoding hydrogenase nickel incorporation protein HypB → MSQIAVEKKVLNENQIVAQKLRDTYREHGIFCFNIISAPGSGKTSLLERTLERLPKGSRVAVLTGDLQTENDATRLARFGFPVRQIITGGTCHLDARMVERHLAEWDMANLDTLIIENVGNLVCPTSYDLGEAFKIVMLSVTEGEDKPLKYPSIFFKSELMILNKIDLLPYVPFDADKAKENARKVHPGMEIIDVSCTTGAGLDTWMKWLEGKRESLVRA, encoded by the coding sequence ATGAGCCAGATTGCGGTGGAGAAGAAGGTCCTGAATGAAAACCAGATCGTGGCGCAGAAGCTGCGCGACACGTACCGCGAGCATGGCATCTTCTGCTTCAATATCATCAGCGCGCCGGGCTCGGGGAAAACGTCGCTGCTGGAGCGCACGCTGGAGCGGCTGCCGAAGGGCTCACGGGTAGCGGTGCTCACAGGCGACCTGCAGACAGAGAACGACGCAACGCGGCTGGCGCGGTTCGGCTTTCCCGTGCGACAGATCATCACCGGCGGAACCTGTCACCTGGATGCTCGCATGGTGGAGAGGCACCTCGCGGAATGGGACATGGCGAACCTGGACACGCTCATCATCGAGAATGTCGGAAATTTAGTTTGCCCGACGAGCTACGACCTGGGTGAGGCGTTCAAGATCGTGATGCTCAGCGTCACCGAGGGCGAGGACAAGCCGTTGAAATATCCGTCGATCTTTTTCAAATCGGAGTTGATGATCCTCAACAAAATCGACCTGCTGCCGTACGTGCCGTTCGATGCCGATAAGGCGAAGGAGAATGCACGCAAGGTGCATCCGGGAATGGAGATCATCGATGTGTCGTGCACGACGGGGGCGGGGCTGGATACTTGGATGAAGTGGTTGGAAGGTAAGCGAGAAAGCCTGGTTCGAGCTTAG
- a CDS encoding CsbD family protein encodes MDKDRVEGKLKDVKGRIKRQAGEWTGDEQTQAEGALDQAEGKTQNAIGKAKDAGRKAVRDLDKKVNEDKKDDAA; translated from the coding sequence ATGGACAAAGATCGTGTGGAAGGAAAACTGAAAGACGTGAAAGGCCGCATTAAGCGGCAAGCCGGCGAGTGGACTGGCGACGAACAGACCCAGGCGGAAGGCGCACTGGACCAGGCTGAAGGCAAAACCCAGAACGCCATCGGAAAGGCGAAAGACGCCGGTCGCAAGGCCGTTCGCGACCTCGACAAGAAAGTGAACGAGGACAAGAAGGACGACGCGGCCTAG
- a CDS encoding cytochrome C: MSQRWILKIIGGIALGGLILATASLFAPKAQGGQNEITDSRIQAGFSAAPVPLNMKGKNPALVGLGSYLVNVIGDCNGCHSAGPQTQFAPGHNPYFGQQEMVNPNTYLGGGRVFTLVPGAAPIISRNLTPDKTGLPEGGTSFEEFVSIMRTGKDPDNLHPTCSGAPNSSCIPPPFDGSLLQIMPWPAFSELTDHDLRAIYEYLSAVPCVQGNYPGEPTDRCQ; this comes from the coding sequence ATGTCTCAACGGTGGATATTGAAGATCATCGGCGGGATCGCCTTGGGCGGTCTTATACTCGCGACTGCGTCTCTCTTCGCGCCAAAGGCGCAAGGCGGCCAGAATGAAATCACAGACTCCAGGATTCAGGCCGGATTCTCAGCTGCACCTGTTCCGCTAAACATGAAAGGAAAGAATCCTGCGCTGGTCGGACTGGGAAGTTACCTGGTGAATGTTATTGGCGACTGCAATGGTTGCCACAGCGCCGGACCGCAGACCCAGTTTGCGCCCGGACACAATCCTTACTTTGGCCAGCAGGAGATGGTGAACCCGAATACTTATCTGGGCGGCGGCCGCGTCTTCACCCTGGTTCCCGGCGCCGCTCCCATCATCTCCCGCAACCTGACACCTGATAAAACAGGCTTGCCCGAAGGCGGTACGAGTTTCGAAGAATTCGTCTCTATTATGCGAACAGGGAAAGATCCTGACAATCTCCATCCAACTTGCAGTGGAGCGCCCAACTCGAGCTGCATTCCACCGCCATTCGACGGATCTCTTTTGCAGATCATGCCATGGCCTGCCTTCAGCGAGCTGACCGACCACGACCTCCGCGCCATCTACGAGTACCTGAGCGCGGTGCCGTGCGTGCAGGGGAACTATCCGGGAGAACCCACGGATCGGTGCCAATAA
- a CDS encoding hydrogenase maturation nickel metallochaperone HypA, whose amino-acid sequence MHELSIASSVLEAVAKEAEKRPNTRFLKVGLRIGELAAVDRDALSFGWEVLTKDTEWQGLELEIESIPRRQRCTVCGHEFAAPDFMTACPKCTELMTITIAGDELDIAYLEVEEP is encoded by the coding sequence ATGCACGAGTTGAGCATTGCATCCTCGGTGCTGGAGGCGGTCGCGAAGGAAGCGGAAAAGCGACCGAATACGCGCTTTTTGAAAGTTGGATTGCGGATCGGGGAATTAGCGGCGGTGGATCGCGATGCGCTCAGCTTCGGCTGGGAAGTGCTGACGAAGGACACGGAATGGCAGGGCTTGGAATTGGAGATTGAGTCGATCCCGCGGCGACAACGGTGCACGGTTTGCGGGCATGAGTTCGCGGCACCGGATTTTATGACCGCGTGCCCGAAGTGTACTGAGTTGATGACGATCACGATCGCGGGGGACGAATTGGACATTGCCTATCTCGAGGTGGAAGAGCCATGA